A DNA window from Hordeum vulgare subsp. vulgare chromosome 1H, MorexV3_pseudomolecules_assembly, whole genome shotgun sequence contains the following coding sequences:
- the LOC123413993 gene encoding transcription factor WRKY19-like encodes MAALVTPAASVASELVARGRESAAVLEALLDDASTQGHGGIRELAAEILRCCDRALAALHGAPATSRKRKSEPDGAAAAQTRPRRRMRASSGLTAARVEKRWTAEDGFIWRKYGQKEITHSKNPRLYFRCTYKHDSGCPATRQVQQSDDDHSLYIITYFGDHTCCQGDDGAVAAAEEEDVKMQPFVINFGSATTASSTSGSPWQNSDDIDGRSEISRSPQAVCLPEGGGDELRVKVTKVETTSSDSQTAGPTAAHLSPSAEVSCASPAWDPLSICLEWDQFVESSFDFVSEFINFDGIVL; translated from the exons atggcgGCACTTGTCACTCCAGCAGCTTCGGTGGCGTCCGAGCTGGTGGCGCGGGGCCGGGAGTCCGCGGCCGTCCTCGAGGCCCTGCTCGACGACGCGTCGACGCAGGGGCACGGCGGGATCCGGGAGCTCGCCGCGGAGATCCTTCGCTGCTGCGACCGCGCCCTCGCCGCGCTCCACGGCGCGCCCGCCACCAGCAGGAAGCGCAAGTCGGAGCCcgacggcgccgccgccgcccagacGAGGCCGAGAAGAAG GATGCGCGCGAGCAGCGGACTGACGGCGGCGAGGGTCGAAAAGCGGTGGACGGCGGAGGACGGGTTCATATGGAGGAAGTACGGGCAGAAGGAGATCACGCACAGCAAGAACCCGAGGCTATACTTCAGGTGCACCTACAAGCACGACAGCGGCTGCCCGGCGACGAGGCAGGTCCAGCAGTCGGACGACGACCACTCCCTCTACATCATCACCTACTTCGGCGACCACACCTGCTGCCAAGGCGATGACGGAGCCGTCGCCGCTGCAGAGGAAGAGGACGTCAAGATGCAGCCGTTCGTCATCAACTTCGGCTCGGCGACTACAGCGAGCAGCACCAGCGGTTCGCCTTGGCAAAACTCTGACGACATTGATGGCCGGAGCGAGATCTCACGGTCGCCGCAGGCAGTATGCTtgccggagggaggaggagacgaactACGAGTGAAGGTGACCAAGGTTGAGACAACTTCGTCAGACTCGCAGACAGCGGGGCCGACGGCGGCACATCTGAGTCCGTCGGCCGAGGTTTCATGTGCTTCCCCTGCATGGGATCCTTTGTCCATCTGCTTGGAGTGGGATCAATTCGTCGAGAGTTCATTCGATTTCGTCAGTGAATTCATCAATTTTGATGGCATTGTCTTGTAG
- the LOC123444681 gene encoding uncharacterized protein LOC123444681, which translates to MGSFGFAALAVLLLAFALLPDPAAAARVLQGKRPGSGEGAPAPTLATGGSEKSATSKQLDQSSTPVQHPETDKQHQKTPQVETPPQPETTQTPPPPETTQTPKDSPPPPSGVPENKGQEGGEAQVSAQPVPSKNERSESPPPGTPKSTGGTGHEGGGSSGNKKPADESKEGAEKCEDPADTCLIKGELFACLQVSKTASIGQFFIVQNTGQKKVTVDVKATSDISIKQTLVPLSKGESKRVSIIYNGPNGGEVTLNVGTEHCVLHTRQPVYDWQQQFQQLTAYATTVKPIYGAYFGVFTLVLVGAVFACCKFAGAKRDGGVPYQQLEMGSRAPDSSGVNNTTSTGDGWEDGWDDDWDDDEAPAKPSEKGSAGSISANGLSLRSPTNSKDGWDVDWDD; encoded by the exons ATGGGCTCCTTCGGATTCGCCGCGCTCGCGGTGCTCCTCCTAGCCTTCGCCCTGCTCCCGGACcctgcggcggcggctagggttttgcAGGGCAAGAGGCccggctccggcgag GGAGCCCCTGCACCTACCCTCGCTACAGGTGGATCTGAAAAGAGTGCCACCTCCAAACAACTTGATCAATCATCAACCCCTGTGCAGCACCCTGAGACTGATAAACAGCACCAGAAAACACCACAGGTGGAAACACCGCCACAGCCAGAAACCACGCAAACGCCACCACCGCCGGAAACGACACAAACACCAAAGgattctccaccgccaccatCAGGTGTGCCAGAGAATAAGGGGCAGGAAGGGGGTGAAGCTCAGGTCTCTGCGCAGCCGGTGCCATCGAAGAATGAGCGCAGCGAGAGCCCCCCTCCCGGAACTCCTAAATCAACTGGCGGGACAGGACATGAAGGGGGAGGAAGTTCAGGAAACAAGAAGCCTGCAGATGAATCAAAAGAGGGGGCTGAGAAGTGTGAGGATCCAGCAGACACATGTTTGATTAAAGGGGAATTGTTTGCTTGCCTTCAGGTGTCTAAGACAG CTTCAATTGGACAATTTTTTATAGTCCAGAATACTGGCCAGAAAAAAGTAACTGTTGACGTCAAAGCAACATCAGATATAAGTATCAAGCAGACATTGGTACCTCTCAGCAAGGGTGAATCTAAAAGG GTTAGCATAATCTATAACGGTCCAAATGGTGGAGAGGTTACACTAAACGTTGGGACTGAGCATTGTGTCTTGCACACCAGGCAGCCAGTTTATGATTGGCAACAACAATTTCAGCAGCTTACAGCTTATGCAACGACCGTGAAGCCAATCTATGGAGCCTATTTTGGTGTTTTCACGCTTGTCTTGGTTGGGGCCGTGTTTGCTTGTTGCAAGTTTGCAGGGGCAAAGCGCGATGGTGGGGTCCCATATCAGCAGCTTGAGATGGGATCTCGGGCTCCGGACTCATCAGGTGTAAACAACACTACAAGCACAGGAGATGGTTGGGAAGATGGCTGGGATGATGACTGGGATGACGATGAAGCACCTGCAAAACCTTCAGAAAAAGGATCTGCTGGAAGCATATCGGCAAATGGCCTTTCTTTGAGATCTCCGACCAATAGCAAGGACGGATGGGATGTAGATTGGGATGACTAA